Proteins co-encoded in one Canis lupus familiaris isolate Mischka breed German Shepherd chromosome 36, alternate assembly UU_Cfam_GSD_1.0, whole genome shotgun sequence genomic window:
- the DHRS9 gene encoding dehydrogenase/reductase SDR family member 9: MFFWVLALLILCGFLWNYKRQLKIADITDKYIFITGCDTGFGNLAARTFDKKGFHVIAACLTESESTALKAETSERLHTVLLDVTDPENVKRTAQWVKNQVGEKGLWGLINNAGVLGVLAPTDWLTVEDYREPIEVNLFGLISVTLNLLPLVKKARGRIINVSSIGGRLAISGGGYTPSKYAVEGFNDSLRRDMKAFGVHVSCIEPGLFKTGLSDPIKATEKKLAIWKHLSPDIKQQYGESYIEKSLDKLKDTTSFVNVDLSLVVECMDHALTSLFPKTRYAAGRDAKTFWIPLSHMPAVLQDFLLLKQKVELANPKAV; the protein is encoded by the exons atgttcttttggGTGTTAGCCCTCCTAATCCTTTGTGGTTTTCTATGGAATTATAAAAGACAACTAAAGATTGCAGACATCACTGATAAGTACATTTTCATTACTGGGTGTGACACGGGCTTTGGAAATTTAGCAGCCAGAACTTTTGATAAAAAAGGATTTCATGTAATAGCTGCCTGTCTGACTGAATCAGAATCAACAGCTCTAAAAGCAGAAACCTCAGAAAGGCTTCATACTGTGCTTCTGGATGTAACTGACCCAGAAAATGTCAAGAGGACTGCCCAGTGGGTGAAAAATCAAGTTGGGGAAAAAG GTCTCTGGGGTCTGATCAACAATGCAGGTGTTCTCGGTGTGCTGGCTCCCACCGACTGGCTGACAGTGGAGGACTACAGAGAACCTATTGAAGTGAACTTGTTTGGACTCATCAGTGTAACACTAAATTTGCTTCCCTTGGTCAAAAAAGCTCGAGGAAGGATTATCAATGTCTCCAGCATTGGAGGTCGGCTTGCAATTAGTGGAGGGGGCTATACTCCCTCAAAATATGCAGTAGAAGGCTTCAATGACAGCTTAAG GCGGGACATGAAAGCTTTTGGTGTGCACGTTTCATGTATCGAACCAGGATTATTCAAGACAGGATTATCAGATCCAATAAAAGCCACTGAGAAAAAACTTGCCATTTGGAAGCACCTGTCTCCTGATATCAAACAACAGTATGGAGAAAGTTACATTGAAAAAA GTCTAGACAAACTGAAAGACACTACTTCCTTTGTGAACGTGGACCTCTCCCTGGTGGTGGAGTGCATGGACCACGCTCTCACAAGTCTCTTCCCTAAGACCCGTTATGCTGCTGGAAGAGATGCCAAGACCTTCTGGATTCCTCTGTCTCACATGCCAGCAGTTTTGCAAGACTTTCTATTGTTGAAACAGAAAGTAGAGCTGGCTAATCCCAAAGCCGTATGA